A section of the Leptospira terpstrae serovar Hualin str. LT 11-33 = ATCC 700639 genome encodes:
- a CDS encoding porin, with protein sequence MLNQMFVLAFLKIESISSLKFAFYFIPLVLFVMFSPIMAEESNGKENIQNSEPIPKTIVLPKSFQFGGFIDSYYLYNRNLPKDTERNFTTQAVRNHEFNINLAYIDAKIEEKNYRGRIAFQWGTSVNANYASELTTEKYSNQNSVKNIQEAYTGFKIGRDTWVDMGIFFGNIGHESWISQNNVNYTRAFALDYVPYYSSGVRLTHQFTDKLSGQLQVLNGWQNITDNNKDKSFGSQIKYIFNSNLILTLNQFAGNEAPNNERKQIRLYQNTILEWILSDRISLVGQFDVGAQKSKQSFVYEPWLGAYDPNLGDYRETKSNAYRQWYHGTFWASFKLTPEYRLSFRIERFYDPLQVMVNTGTRNGFMSNGYTTTFDILTFDPGLLRFEYVYRRSADSVFAYRESQTSKKEDFFLMAFSVKF encoded by the coding sequence ATGTTGAATCAAATGTTTGTTTTAGCCTTTTTGAAAATAGAAAGCATATCTTCTCTGAAATTTGCTTTTTACTTTATTCCTTTGGTTTTGTTTGTTATGTTTTCGCCGATCATGGCAGAAGAAAGTAATGGAAAAGAAAATATTCAGAATTCAGAACCTATTCCAAAAACAATAGTACTACCAAAATCCTTTCAATTTGGCGGCTTTATCGATTCGTATTATTTATACAATCGAAACCTTCCGAAAGATACAGAAAGAAACTTCACAACACAAGCGGTGCGTAATCATGAGTTCAATATAAATTTAGCTTATATTGATGCAAAAATCGAAGAGAAAAACTATAGAGGAAGAATTGCTTTCCAGTGGGGAACTTCGGTAAACGCAAATTATGCGTCTGAATTAACAACAGAAAAATATTCTAATCAAAATTCAGTAAAAAATATTCAAGAAGCTTATACTGGTTTTAAAATCGGTCGCGATACCTGGGTTGATATGGGGATATTTTTTGGAAATATCGGGCACGAATCTTGGATTTCGCAGAATAATGTGAACTACACGAGGGCATTTGCCTTAGACTATGTTCCTTATTATTCTTCTGGAGTTCGATTGACTCACCAATTTACCGATAAACTGAGCGGACAGTTGCAGGTGTTAAATGGATGGCAAAATATAACAGATAACAATAAAGATAAATCCTTTGGTAGCCAGATAAAGTATATCTTTAATTCAAATTTAATTTTAACTCTTAACCAATTCGCTGGAAATGAAGCTCCAAACAATGAAAGAAAACAAATACGTTTGTATCAAAATACAATTTTGGAATGGATACTTTCTGATAGAATTAGTTTAGTCGGTCAGTTTGATGTAGGTGCTCAAAAATCAAAACAAAGTTTTGTTTATGAACCTTGGTTAGGTGCCTATGATCCAAATCTTGGTGATTATCGCGAAACAAAATCGAATGCCTATAGGCAATGGTATCACGGAACATTTTGGGCAAGTTTTAAGTTGACTCCAGAATACCGATTGAGTTTTCGAATCGAACGTTTTTATGACCCACTTCAGGTGATGGTGAATACTGGCACTCGGAATGGATTTATGAGTAACGGGTATACCACTACCTTTGATATTCTCACGTTTGATCCAGGATTACTTCGATTCGAATATGTTTACCGGAGGTCCGCTGATTCTGTGTTTGCTTATAGAGAGTCACAAACCTCAAAAAAAGAAGATTTCTTTTTAATGGCTTTTTCCGTTAAGTTTTAA
- a CDS encoding response regulator gives MQKDLILLVDDDSAIRKMLRVALEAKGYQTIEAISKKEAIESVALHSPKLVLLDLQLPDGSGLEVINEVRTFSEIPFIVLSVMSSEEDKIALLDSGADDYITKPFSMGELLARIRTALRRLPAEEAPSNWEKENLVVDFINYQVIKNNIQIRLTPTEFQILTFLIKNSGKVITHDVLIKKIWGDQALNEMNSLRVHITQLRKKIEDSPSSPHFLLTEPGIGYRWVSG, from the coding sequence ATGCAGAAAGATTTGATCCTTCTTGTGGATGACGATAGTGCCATCAGAAAAATGTTACGCGTTGCACTTGAGGCAAAAGGATACCAAACCATAGAAGCAATTTCTAAAAAAGAAGCGATTGAATCTGTAGCTTTACACTCGCCAAAACTTGTTTTACTCGATTTGCAGTTACCTGATGGCAGTGGTTTAGAGGTAATCAACGAAGTAAGAACATTTTCTGAAATCCCTTTTATAGTTTTATCTGTTATGAGTTCTGAAGAAGATAAGATTGCCTTACTTGACTCTGGTGCCGATGATTATATTACCAAACCCTTTAGTATGGGAGAACTTTTGGCAAGAATTCGAACCGCATTGCGGAGACTTCCGGCAGAAGAGGCACCATCCAATTGGGAAAAAGAAAACTTAGTAGTGGATTTTATTAACTACCAAGTAATCAAAAACAACATTCAGATTCGATTGACACCAACCGAATTTCAAATTCTCACCTTTCTAATTAAAAACTCTGGTAAGGTGATCACTCATGATGTATTGATAAAAAAAATCTGGGGAGATCAGGCCCTCAATGAAATGAATTCCTTACGAGTTCATATCACGCAACTCAGAAAAAAAATTGAAGATTCGCCGAGTAGCCCGCACTTTCTTCTCACAGAACCAGGAATCGGTTATCGTTGGGTGAGCGGTTAA
- a CDS encoding sensor histidine kinase — MNEGKRPEDFLSLANQEEPKKKGFLKVYFGMSPGVGKTYAMLTEAHHLKEEGEDVRIGVVESHGRPDTKALVDGLEWIPLKKIEYRGKVWEEMDVENILKERPSYVLVDELAHTNIPGSVNKKRYQDIFTLLDAGIHVLSTVNVQHLESQVDSVEKIIQSPVKETIPDGILERADELVLIDIIPDELLKRLSEGKVYIPEKIIAAKENFFRKENLTYLRELSLTYTAKYVEKRMPQGRERIMVAISASPHSKTLLRNAKRLSLERNSELFAVFSENEEDRNLDFANSIRSHIRFAKELGAEVVHSFESDPVVGILAAVQEKHIHRLVIGGSKKRFFSNPFQKDISTKIIKQIRNVEVIIVPFEDERPFQFDFYKKLIPSSGIRQYASIVALTSLVTLFNQLLISYIGYWTISILYLFYVALLGMFFSRGPVLLAAILSACFWNFLFIPPLYTFYISKLEDALMFIIFMLIALINGGLTARLKKNETKLRSREEKLSILYELTQNLSKASSASEIIKTGDSFFNRIFPFPVNLHFYQGGEFTPAITDSKDLAVASWTIKNGKPAGMYTETLSLSQTTFYPLLSPGGITGVINVKATEQPSLEQEILLNTVANQVALALDRDILSEDSRKNFLLKESEKLYNLIFNSLSHELKTPLTSIRGSASALLDPEIDADPVARKSLLEEIQESSLVLNLLLGNLLDISRIESGYLTLKKEKVYPSDIIQDSISFLGKNKVNHSIKVHLNDCDFPVDLDRVLFTHAIFNLLYNACLYTPSGSVIWISLKKEGESIRWTVEDNGNGLPLDSSRIFQKFYRGESSGKIGTGLGLAISKSIIELHGGTIEAMNRKEGGACFLIDMPYSV; from the coding sequence ATGAATGAAGGAAAACGTCCTGAAGATTTTCTATCACTTGCTAACCAAGAAGAACCAAAGAAAAAAGGATTCTTGAAAGTATATTTTGGAATGTCTCCTGGTGTTGGTAAAACCTATGCCATGTTAACCGAAGCCCATCACTTGAAAGAAGAAGGAGAAGATGTTCGGATTGGTGTAGTCGAAAGCCACGGAAGACCAGATACCAAAGCATTAGTAGATGGTCTTGAATGGATTCCCCTGAAAAAAATTGAATATCGGGGAAAGGTTTGGGAAGAAATGGATGTGGAAAACATTCTTAAAGAGAGACCAAGTTATGTGCTTGTTGATGAACTAGCTCATACGAATATTCCTGGCTCAGTCAATAAAAAAAGATACCAAGATATTTTTACACTACTGGATGCCGGTATTCATGTCCTTTCCACTGTGAATGTGCAACATTTAGAGAGCCAAGTGGATTCAGTCGAAAAAATCATCCAAAGCCCAGTAAAAGAAACTATCCCCGATGGTATTTTAGAAAGAGCAGACGAACTCGTGTTAATTGATATTATTCCGGATGAATTGTTGAAACGGCTTTCTGAAGGAAAAGTATATATACCTGAAAAAATAATCGCAGCCAAGGAAAACTTTTTCCGCAAAGAAAATCTTACATATCTTCGGGAATTGTCTTTGACTTACACCGCAAAGTATGTAGAAAAAAGAATGCCCCAAGGAAGAGAAAGGATAATGGTTGCCATTTCAGCCAGTCCTCATTCGAAAACTCTCCTTCGAAATGCAAAAAGATTGTCTCTTGAGAGAAACTCTGAATTGTTTGCGGTTTTTTCAGAAAATGAAGAAGATCGAAATTTAGATTTTGCCAATTCGATTCGATCCCATATTCGATTTGCAAAAGAGTTAGGGGCTGAAGTGGTCCATTCGTTTGAATCGGATCCGGTTGTGGGAATTTTGGCCGCAGTTCAAGAAAAACACATCCATCGTTTGGTGATCGGTGGATCCAAAAAACGTTTTTTTTCAAATCCATTCCAAAAGGATATTTCAACAAAAATCATTAAACAAATTCGAAATGTGGAAGTAATCATTGTTCCCTTTGAAGATGAGAGACCGTTTCAATTTGACTTTTATAAAAAATTAATCCCTTCTTCTGGAATTCGGCAATATGCATCCATAGTTGCTCTCACGTCCCTTGTTACCTTATTCAATCAGCTTTTAATTTCCTATATTGGATATTGGACAATATCGATTTTGTATTTGTTTTACGTGGCCCTGCTTGGTATGTTTTTTAGTCGTGGTCCGGTACTCCTTGCTGCTATTTTATCTGCTTGTTTTTGGAATTTTTTATTTATTCCCCCGCTTTATACTTTTTATATTTCCAAGTTAGAAGATGCTTTGATGTTTATTATCTTTATGTTGATCGCATTGATTAACGGGGGGCTCACCGCACGACTTAAAAAAAATGAAACAAAACTGAGGTCAAGAGAAGAAAAACTTTCGATTCTTTATGAACTCACTCAAAATTTATCAAAGGCATCCTCTGCTTCAGAAATTATTAAAACAGGAGATTCCTTTTTTAATAGAATCTTTCCATTCCCAGTCAATCTTCACTTTTACCAAGGAGGTGAGTTTACTCCTGCGATTACAGATTCGAAAGATTTAGCAGTCGCCTCTTGGACCATTAAAAATGGGAAACCAGCAGGGATGTACACTGAAACTTTGTCTTTATCGCAAACAACTTTCTATCCACTTCTTTCTCCCGGAGGGATAACGGGAGTGATCAATGTGAAGGCCACAGAACAACCTAGTTTGGAACAGGAAATACTTTTAAACACGGTGGCAAATCAAGTGGCATTGGCTCTTGATCGCGATATTTTATCTGAAGATTCTAGGAAAAATTTTTTATTAAAAGAATCGGAAAAATTATACAATTTAATTTTTAATTCTCTTTCACATGAATTGAAAACTCCACTAACTTCAATTAGGGGTTCTGCCTCTGCTTTACTCGATCCGGAAATTGATGCGGATCCTGTTGCGAGAAAGAGTTTATTGGAAGAAATTCAGGAAAGTTCTCTTGTTTTGAATTTGTTACTTGGGAATCTTTTGGATATCAGTCGCATTGAATCAGGTTATTTAACATTGAAAAAGGAAAAAGTTTATCCTTCCGATATCATTCAAGATTCTATTTCTTTTTTGGGGAAAAATAAGGTAAACCATTCCATAAAGGTTCATTTGAATGATTGTGATTTCCCTGTTGATCTTGACCGAGTCCTTTTTACCCATGCGATATTCAATTTATTGTATAACGCTTGTTTGTATACTCCATCCGGATCAGTCATTTGGATCTCTTTAAAAAAGGAAGGAGAGAGTATCCGGTGGACCGTAGAAGACAATGGGAATGGCCTACCGCTAGATTCTTCTCGTATTTTCCAAAAGTTTTATAGGGGCGAATCTTCTGGAAAAATTGGTACAGGACTTGGGCTTGCTATATCTAAATCTATCATCGAATTACACGGGGGAACCATCGAGGCGATGAATCGTAAGGAAGGAGGGGCATGCTTTCTCATTGACATGCCGTATTCTGTATAG
- a CDS encoding alpha-2-macroglobulin family protein produces the protein MFAKRWLFLFLLLSLFLVRSDDSQSLPATIEFFTPNGFVKQPKQVTVRFTKPMVSLGDIRPKVDLFQIKCPLPGTSRFLDSTTWVYEFEKEVPGGVECSFQLKEGTKTLSGDIVQGERNFSFHTGGPSVQYSSPYQGSSITEDQIFVLHLDAKPDLSSFQKYTYFRSEELGNRIPIGIVSGSERKAILKSTGDTDREETLLLKSKQTFLPERQIQLVLGKGTKSVWGGEIREDEVLSFTVRPVFSVRFSCERVNAKADCIPILPVSLSFSSAVSRSLLQKIKLVSKDGKEYPQSPLAEKGNEFYEWVSFPGPFPENSEFEIRIPELEDETNRSLSNAASFPLKFKTDEFPPLAKFGAKFGILESKAKPALPVTLRNLEANLPIKSISLGVGGKSQKTMDILEIQKWFQILSSREREQSVFQNPPTSAGISTFSLPKPNGKKPMEVVGIPLETPGFYVVELASDILGNSLLEKKGKMYVSSAALVTNLSAHFKWGKDTSLVWVTNLDQGLPEAGVQIKILDCKGNLRGAGITGKDGSMLFGNLSFQEVPYCGYHELGSGLTIFVQKNDDISFTSSTWDKGIESWRYQLPSTTISSSKEIKSIVLDRTLFKKGETVHLKHVRRGFGNKGLTPADPNDNPSQVIIKHEGSGEAYPLPLVWSFPGHSESEFKIPKTAKHGVYIVYYPYSNDDSSYGETVAQFRVEEFRLPVVKGNIQLAGNKQELVSPKESKVLFGLEYLSGGGAGSFPVKIRSQVVASSYSPKEEYSAFSFSPETIKEGKWKSSGYDEEEVEEAKPIVLSTSLKTDEKGFLQYTFSGLKPVPGYGSFQVEMEYADPSGEIQTVSRSFPVSPAEVHLGILPDGWLFTEDNVKLQLVALDSKDKALSSQKIKVTAYKREFYSNRKRLVGGFYAYEHYEEVTKLGEFCEGKTDSKGILICEGKSPAVGDIVFLAETKDNQGNLTNSGYSVWVSSKQEAWFDVSDHNRMDILPEKRSVDVGETIKVQIRSPFREATALVSLEREGVLDYFVTPVSGKDPVISIPIKREYAPNVFVSVFLVRGRVGEPKPTGLVDLAKPGYRFGLTMLKVGSKPYSLSVAVNPEKKLYQVRETANVELEIKTSDGKVPLESTEVTLAVVDEALLELSPNPTWNLLDVMMGTRPHLVGTSTAQSQIIGKRHFGLKAKPEGGGGGKQSTRSLFDTLLYWKGKAIVGKDGKLKFSFPLNDSLTSFRIVVVATSGSKEFGTGFAKIQTTQKIQSFSGIPPVVRLGDTLRHEVTLRNAGDTKEQLRLRLSVTDLKTGTEVKEELETKSAILASGETKVVYWDLTVPENTTKRKFSLEVSAPNGTILDQITVEQKILPVDSERVYQAGLFLYESPIKESVQVPEGSKPNSGKMVWKASPTILTSLSGIQNYFQTYPYYCMEQRVSKAIGLKSEVLWSDVFSDLNSFLDYDGLVKYFARMEHGSEILTAYVLTSASLSNQKIPDDTLGRMIAGLQGYLEGRVQGERYKFGADSVVRKIIVWEALTRYQTYEWEVVRPIFDGLEFLPTASLIDLSEIWGRVNGGDSSVKSRLASVLRSRLNIQGSELVVADSGFTNPWWILGSRDYTMAKLLLWAFSEPSYKKDMPRLIKGFVKMQKRGSYDTTLGNAYSILVFERVSKLLESEKVTGGKLKIQSSKEVLSLEPNGKQTVTQTIGTTPESVSVSYEGKGKPWVEWSVNSILPLKAPISSGYRIKRTFEPVQVAKPGILSKGDTVRVTIEIQADSDKTWVVVEDPIPPGSLPLGRGFGRESIISQEGKTGDTSYYLSFEEKTLSQYRAYFEYLPKGTHILEHSFRLNHSGSFQMPATRVEAMYSPETHAEWPNETVRISENGD, from the coding sequence ATGTTTGCAAAGCGCTGGCTTTTTCTTTTCCTCCTCCTTTCCTTATTTTTGGTTCGTTCGGATGACTCTCAATCCCTACCGGCAACGATAGAATTTTTCACTCCCAATGGATTTGTCAAACAGCCCAAACAAGTCACCGTGCGGTTCACTAAACCTATGGTTTCCCTCGGAGACATCCGTCCCAAAGTGGATCTTTTCCAAATCAAATGTCCACTACCTGGAACGAGCCGGTTTCTAGACTCTACCACTTGGGTTTATGAATTTGAAAAAGAAGTACCCGGGGGAGTGGAATGTTCCTTCCAATTAAAAGAGGGAACCAAAACTTTAAGTGGAGATATCGTTCAAGGGGAACGTAACTTTTCGTTTCATACCGGTGGACCTTCGGTTCAGTATTCTTCTCCATACCAGGGCTCTTCCATCACAGAAGACCAAATTTTTGTTTTGCACTTAGATGCAAAACCAGACCTATCCTCTTTTCAGAAGTATACCTACTTTCGTTCGGAAGAACTGGGAAACCGGATCCCCATTGGAATCGTTTCTGGTTCCGAAAGAAAAGCCATCTTAAAGTCTACGGGAGATACAGACAGAGAAGAAACACTCCTTTTAAAATCCAAACAAACCTTTTTACCAGAAAGACAAATCCAATTAGTTTTAGGAAAAGGAACAAAGTCGGTTTGGGGTGGCGAAATCCGAGAGGATGAAGTTCTTTCTTTTACCGTACGACCTGTATTTTCTGTTCGGTTTAGTTGTGAGAGAGTGAATGCAAAAGCAGACTGTATTCCCATTCTTCCCGTTTCGCTTTCTTTTAGTTCGGCGGTCTCTCGCTCTTTATTACAAAAAATCAAATTAGTTTCCAAAGACGGAAAAGAATACCCACAATCTCCCTTAGCAGAAAAAGGAAATGAATTTTATGAATGGGTGAGTTTCCCTGGACCTTTCCCTGAAAATAGCGAATTTGAAATTCGAATTCCTGAACTCGAAGATGAAACAAACAGAAGTTTGTCGAATGCTGCATCCTTTCCTTTGAAGTTTAAAACCGATGAGTTCCCGCCACTGGCAAAATTTGGTGCCAAGTTTGGAATTTTAGAATCGAAAGCCAAACCAGCGTTACCTGTCACACTTCGCAATTTAGAAGCAAACCTTCCGATAAAATCCATTTCCCTTGGTGTTGGTGGAAAAAGCCAAAAAACCATGGATATTTTGGAAATCCAAAAATGGTTCCAAATCCTTTCTTCTAGAGAACGTGAACAGTCGGTTTTTCAGAATCCTCCGACAAGTGCAGGAATTTCTACTTTCTCTCTACCCAAACCCAATGGCAAAAAACCAATGGAAGTGGTGGGAATCCCTCTCGAAACTCCAGGGTTTTATGTCGTAGAACTTGCGAGTGATATCCTTGGCAATAGCCTCCTTGAAAAAAAAGGAAAGATGTATGTATCGAGTGCGGCCCTTGTTACCAATCTTTCGGCTCATTTCAAATGGGGAAAGGATACAAGCCTTGTTTGGGTGACAAACCTGGACCAAGGGCTTCCCGAAGCGGGAGTCCAAATTAAAATATTAGACTGTAAGGGAAATTTGCGGGGGGCAGGGATCACGGGGAAAGATGGGAGTATGCTCTTTGGAAATTTAAGTTTCCAAGAAGTTCCTTACTGCGGTTATCATGAGTTAGGTTCTGGATTAACTATTTTTGTCCAAAAAAATGATGATATAAGTTTTACCTCAAGCACCTGGGACAAAGGGATAGAAAGTTGGCGTTATCAATTGCCAAGCACAACTATTAGTTCTTCTAAGGAAATTAAATCCATAGTTCTTGATCGGACCTTATTTAAAAAAGGGGAAACCGTCCACCTAAAACATGTTCGTCGTGGTTTTGGAAATAAAGGACTAACACCTGCCGATCCAAATGACAATCCCTCCCAAGTCATTATCAAACATGAAGGATCTGGCGAAGCCTATCCTTTACCTCTCGTTTGGTCTTTTCCCGGTCATTCCGAATCTGAATTCAAAATTCCAAAAACTGCCAAACATGGGGTGTATATTGTTTATTATCCCTATTCAAATGATGACTCAAGTTATGGGGAAACTGTCGCACAGTTTCGTGTGGAAGAGTTTCGTCTTCCTGTAGTCAAAGGCAATATCCAACTTGCAGGAAATAAACAAGAGTTAGTTTCTCCTAAAGAATCTAAAGTTTTATTTGGACTTGAATACCTTTCGGGAGGAGGAGCTGGAAGTTTCCCTGTAAAAATCCGTTCCCAAGTGGTCGCTAGTTCTTATTCTCCAAAAGAAGAATACTCTGCCTTTTCTTTCTCCCCTGAAACAATCAAAGAAGGAAAGTGGAAGTCTAGTGGGTATGATGAAGAAGAAGTGGAAGAAGCAAAACCAATAGTTCTTTCTACTTCACTGAAAACCGATGAAAAAGGCTTTTTACAATATACATTTAGTGGATTAAAACCTGTTCCTGGGTATGGGAGTTTTCAAGTCGAAATGGAATATGCTGATCCATCGGGAGAAATCCAAACAGTATCCAGAAGTTTTCCTGTATCTCCTGCGGAAGTGCATTTGGGAATTTTACCAGATGGTTGGTTATTCACAGAAGATAACGTGAAACTTCAGTTAGTGGCTCTTGATTCAAAAGATAAAGCACTTAGCTCCCAAAAAATAAAAGTCACAGCTTACAAAAGAGAGTTTTATTCCAACCGCAAACGTCTTGTCGGTGGGTTTTACGCGTATGAACATTATGAAGAAGTTACAAAACTCGGAGAATTCTGCGAAGGGAAAACAGATTCCAAAGGAATTTTAATTTGTGAAGGAAAATCACCTGCAGTAGGTGACATTGTATTTCTTGCAGAAACCAAAGATAACCAAGGAAATCTAACCAATTCTGGATATAGTGTTTGGGTGAGTTCGAAACAAGAAGCTTGGTTTGATGTCAGCGATCACAACCGCATGGACATCCTTCCTGAAAAACGAAGTGTTGATGTGGGAGAAACCATCAAAGTCCAAATCCGCTCTCCTTTTCGGGAAGCGACTGCTCTTGTGAGTTTAGAACGTGAAGGGGTTTTGGATTATTTTGTGACACCGGTTTCAGGAAAAGATCCTGTGATTTCCATTCCTATCAAAAGGGAATATGCTCCCAATGTTTTTGTTTCTGTCTTTCTTGTGCGAGGTCGTGTGGGAGAACCAAAACCAACAGGTCTTGTCGATTTAGCAAAGCCGGGATACCGATTTGGTCTCACCATGTTAAAGGTAGGATCCAAACCGTACAGTCTGTCCGTTGCTGTGAACCCAGAAAAAAAACTCTACCAAGTCAGAGAAACAGCCAATGTAGAACTGGAGATCAAAACTTCAGATGGTAAAGTTCCTTTAGAATCTACGGAGGTGACACTTGCGGTGGTGGATGAAGCACTTCTAGAACTTTCTCCGAACCCCACTTGGAACTTACTTGATGTGATGATGGGAACAAGGCCCCATTTGGTGGGAACCTCCACTGCCCAATCGCAAATCATTGGAAAAAGACATTTTGGTCTCAAAGCGAAACCGGAAGGGGGAGGAGGGGGAAAACAATCCACTCGTTCTTTATTTGATACCTTACTCTATTGGAAGGGAAAAGCCATTGTGGGTAAGGATGGAAAATTAAAGTTTAGTTTTCCATTAAATGATTCTTTAACTAGTTTTCGAATTGTCGTCGTTGCCACTTCGGGCTCTAAAGAGTTTGGAACCGGTTTTGCCAAAATCCAAACCACACAAAAGATCCAATCCTTTTCTGGCATTCCACCTGTAGTTCGGTTGGGTGACACACTTCGCCACGAGGTAACCCTTCGCAATGCAGGAGATACAAAAGAACAACTTCGGTTGCGCCTTTCCGTCACTGACTTAAAAACTGGAACAGAAGTAAAAGAAGAACTAGAAACAAAATCTGCTATTTTGGCTTCCGGGGAAACGAAAGTGGTTTATTGGGATCTTACGGTTCCAGAAAATACCACCAAACGAAAGTTTAGTTTAGAAGTATCCGCTCCCAATGGAACAATCCTTGATCAAATTACAGTGGAACAAAAAATACTCCCTGTGGACTCAGAAAGGGTCTACCAAGCAGGGCTCTTTTTATATGAGTCTCCGATCAAAGAATCGGTACAGGTGCCGGAAGGATCAAAACCAAACTCAGGTAAGATGGTTTGGAAAGCTTCTCCTACCATTCTCACAAGCCTAAGTGGAATCCAAAATTACTTTCAAACCTATCCTTACTATTGTATGGAACAACGTGTTTCTAAGGCAATAGGACTTAAATCAGAAGTTCTGTGGAGTGATGTATTTAGCGACTTAAACTCCTTTTTGGATTATGATGGGCTTGTGAAATACTTTGCTCGTATGGAACATGGAAGTGAAATTCTTACCGCCTATGTTCTTACCTCGGCAAGTCTCTCAAACCAAAAAATTCCAGACGATACTTTGGGGCGAATGATTGCAGGCCTACAGGGTTATTTAGAAGGACGTGTGCAGGGCGAACGTTACAAATTCGGAGCTGACTCAGTGGTTCGAAAGATCATTGTTTGGGAAGCCCTAACCCGATACCAAACTTATGAATGGGAAGTTGTGCGACCTATCTTTGATGGACTGGAGTTTTTACCAACAGCTTCTCTCATTGACCTTTCAGAGATTTGGGGGAGGGTGAATGGGGGAGATAGTTCCGTGAAATCTCGCTTGGCGAGTGTTTTACGGTCAAGGCTTAACATCCAAGGTTCAGAACTTGTGGTGGCTGATTCAGGTTTTACCAATCCTTGGTGGATTTTAGGAAGCCGTGATTATACGATGGCAAAACTTTTACTTTGGGCCTTCTCAGAACCAAGTTATAAAAAAGATATGCCACGCCTTATCAAAGGTTTTGTCAAAATGCAAAAGAGGGGAAGTTATGATACCACTCTAGGCAATGCGTATTCCATTTTGGTTTTTGAACGAGTGAGTAAACTTTTGGAATCAGAAAAAGTCACAGGTGGTAAATTAAAAATCCAATCATCAAAAGAGGTTTTGAGTTTAGAACCTAACGGAAAACAAACGGTAACACAAACCATCGGGACTACACCAGAATCTGTTTCTGTCAGTTATGAAGGAAAAGGAAAACCTTGGGTGGAGTGGTCAGTCAATTCGATCCTTCCTCTGAAAGCACCGATCTCCAGTGGATACCGAATCAAACGAACATTTGAACCGGTCCAAGTGGCAAAACCAGGAATCCTCTCCAAGGGTGATACCGTTCGCGTTACCATTGAGATCCAAGCGGACTCCGATAAAACCTGGGTAGTCGTAGAAGACCCGATCCCTCCAGGATCACTCCCCCTTGGTCGTGGATTTGGCCGAGAGTCTATCATCTCGCAAGAAGGAAAAACGGGGGATACCTCCTATTACTTGAGTTTTGAAGAAAAAACCCTTTCTCAGTACAGAGCGTATTTTGAATACCTCCCGAAAGGGACACATATTTTGGAACATAGCTTTCGGTTGAACCATTCGGGTAGTTTCCAGATGCCAGCCACTCGGGTGGAAGCCATGTATTCTCCAGAAACCCATGCGGAATGGCCGAATGAAACTGTGAGGATTTCGGAAAACGGGGACTAG
- a CDS encoding potassium-transporting ATPase subunit C: MKSNEASNQWEIAIRFIFLSLLVFGLLYPLSITGLAQSFFPFKANGSVLVSYGKVVGSELLAQQVSAKSMFRYRPSALSYATLPSGASNLSPSSLELKNLVEERKKELENDGISIEKCLELLYTSASGLDPHISVPCALEQAQLIQKERGIPSSMINELIQKNTEYPLFGFIGRERVNVNQLNLSWIQMNHE; encoded by the coding sequence ATGAAATCGAATGAAGCATCAAACCAATGGGAAATCGCGATCCGATTTATTTTTTTGTCATTGTTAGTTTTTGGATTATTATACCCATTATCTATCACTGGGCTTGCACAATCATTTTTCCCTTTCAAAGCAAACGGAAGTGTATTGGTGTCATATGGAAAAGTGGTTGGCTCTGAATTACTGGCACAACAAGTTTCAGCGAAATCAATGTTTCGTTATCGTCCGAGTGCCCTAAGTTACGCAACCTTGCCAAGTGGTGCTTCTAATTTAAGTCCTTCTAGCTTAGAATTAAAAAACTTAGTTGAAGAACGCAAAAAAGAATTAGAAAATGATGGGATTTCTATTGAAAAATGTTTGGAGTTACTTTATACATCTGCTTCAGGGTTAGATCCACATATATCGGTTCCTTGCGCCTTGGAACAGGCACAATTGATTCAAAAAGAAAGGGGAATTCCTTCCAGTATGATCAATGAATTAATTCAAAAAAACACTGAATACCCTCTCTTCGGTTTTATAGGACGAGAACGGGTTAATGTGAATCAATTAAATCTATCCTGGATACAAATGAATCATGAATGA